Proteins from a genomic interval of Pseudomonas silesiensis:
- a CDS encoding DUF4124 domain-containing protein: MRYWLLLACLIALPVAADVFTYVDAQGNRVFTDRPGSGNAKRVPLAPSNRMSANPTAAVPVAAGKKTEAKAPFHYDMLRVLVPEPDATVRSSAGELIVSVTSEPGLQRGHRFRLLLDGEAVAEPGPSPVFPLSNVDRGSHNLSVEILDEQGRTVERTANQPFHMLRISLAQKRQVKPCALDDYGQRPECPLKDKPEEEKNSFLPFF; the protein is encoded by the coding sequence GTGAGGTATTGGCTGTTGCTCGCATGCCTGATCGCCCTGCCCGTAGCGGCCGACGTGTTCACCTACGTCGACGCCCAAGGCAATCGGGTCTTCACCGACCGACCCGGCTCCGGCAACGCCAAGCGAGTGCCGTTGGCACCGAGTAATCGCATGTCCGCCAACCCGACCGCCGCAGTACCGGTCGCCGCAGGTAAAAAGACCGAAGCCAAGGCACCTTTCCACTACGACATGCTGCGAGTGCTGGTACCGGAGCCCGATGCCACTGTCCGCAGCAGCGCCGGTGAGCTGATCGTCAGCGTCACCAGCGAACCCGGCCTGCAGCGCGGTCATCGTTTCCGCCTGTTGCTGGACGGCGAAGCCGTTGCCGAACCCGGCCCCAGCCCGGTCTTCCCCCTGAGCAACGTCGACCGCGGCAGTCACAACCTGTCCGTGGAGATCCTCGACGAACAGGGCCGCACCGTCGAACGCACGGCCAATCAGCCGTTTCACATGCTGCGCATATCCCTCGCGCAGAAAAGGCAGGTCAAACCTTGCGCGCTCGATGACTACGGCCAACGACCGGAATGCCCACTCAAAGACAAACCCGAAGAAGAGAAAAATTCCTTCCTGCCGTTCTTCTAA
- a CDS encoding DUF4124 domain-containing protein, translating to MGRCLPFILLLIALPASAQIYKYTDANGNTAYSNQPPDGVKAQPVELPPLNSIEPQSPKDPEPPADATDREQPGSAYEVLELTGLPTTEALRANNGTFTVNVLIKPRLQGPHLFRLLLDDQPYGQPSNVPILQLVNIDRGLHSLAVQVIDGESIVQQSPSVTFTVQRVHKP from the coding sequence ATGGGTCGTTGTCTTCCATTCATCCTGCTGCTGATCGCCCTGCCTGCCTCAGCGCAGATCTATAAATACACTGACGCCAACGGCAACACGGCCTACAGCAATCAACCGCCCGACGGCGTAAAAGCGCAGCCGGTCGAGCTGCCGCCGCTCAACAGCATCGAGCCGCAGTCGCCGAAAGACCCTGAGCCACCTGCCGACGCCACCGATCGCGAGCAACCCGGCAGTGCCTACGAGGTGCTGGAGCTGACCGGCCTGCCGACCACAGAAGCCCTGCGCGCCAATAACGGCACCTTCACCGTCAACGTGTTGATCAAGCCCCGCCTGCAAGGTCCGCATCTGTTCAGGCTGTTGCTGGACGATCAGCCCTACGGCCAACCTAGCAACGTACCCATCCTGCAACTGGTGAACATCGATCGCGGCTTACACAGCCTCGCCGTGCAGGTCATCGACGGGGAAAGCATCGTTCAGCAGAGTCCGAGCGTGACCTTCACCGTACAACGGGTGCATAAGCCGTGA
- the glnA gene encoding type I glutamate--ammonia ligase, producing the protein MSKSVQLIKDHDVKWIDLRFTDTKGTQHHVTMPARDALDDDFFEVGKMFDGSSIAGWKGIEASDMILLPDDSTAVLDPFTEEPTLILVCDIIEPSTMQGYDRDPRAIARRAEEYLKSTGIGDTAFFGPEPEFFIFDSVKFKSDISGSMFKIFSEQGSWMSDQDVEGGNKGHRPGVKGGYFPVPPFDFDHEIRTSMCNALEEMGQTVEVHHHEVATAGQNEIGVKFNTLVAKADEVQTLKYCVHNVADAYGRTATFMPKPLYGDNGSGMHVHVSISKDGKNTFAGEGYAGLSDTALYFIGGIIKHGKALNGFTNPSTNSYKRLVPGFEAPVMLAYSARNRSASIRIPYVNSPKGRRIEARFPDPAANPYLAFAALMMAGLDGIQNKIHPGDAADKNLYDLPPEEAKEIPQVCGSLKEALEELDKGRAFLTKGGVFSDDFIDTYIALKSEEEIKVRTFVHPLEYELYYSC; encoded by the coding sequence ATGTCGAAGTCGGTTCAACTCATCAAAGATCATGACGTCAAGTGGATTGATCTGCGCTTCACGGATACCAAAGGCACTCAGCATCACGTGACCATGCCGGCTCGCGATGCGCTGGATGACGACTTTTTCGAAGTCGGCAAGATGTTCGACGGATCCTCCATCGCTGGCTGGAAAGGCATCGAAGCCTCCGACATGATCCTGCTGCCGGACGACAGCACTGCCGTACTCGATCCGTTCACTGAAGAACCGACCCTGATCCTGGTCTGCGACATCATCGAACCTTCGACCATGCAAGGCTATGACCGCGACCCACGCGCCATCGCCCGCCGTGCCGAGGAATACCTCAAGTCCACCGGTATCGGCGACACCGCTTTCTTCGGTCCGGAGCCTGAGTTTTTCATTTTCGACTCGGTGAAGTTCAAATCCGACATCTCCGGCTCCATGTTCAAAATCTTCTCCGAGCAAGGCTCGTGGATGTCCGACCAGGACGTGGAAGGCGGCAACAAAGGCCACCGTCCAGGCGTGAAAGGCGGCTACTTCCCTGTTCCACCGTTCGACTTCGACCATGAAATCCGTACCTCCATGTGCAACGCACTGGAAGAAATGGGCCAGACCGTCGAAGTTCACCACCACGAAGTGGCGACTGCCGGCCAGAACGAAATCGGTGTGAAGTTCAACACCCTGGTCGCCAAGGCTGACGAAGTTCAGACCCTGAAATACTGCGTGCACAACGTTGCCGATGCCTATGGCCGCACCGCGACCTTCATGCCTAAGCCGCTGTACGGCGATAACGGTTCGGGTATGCACGTTCACGTATCGATTTCCAAAGACGGCAAGAACACCTTCGCCGGCGAAGGTTATGCCGGCCTGTCCGACACCGCCCTGTACTTCATCGGCGGTATCATCAAGCACGGTAAGGCCCTGAACGGCTTCACCAACCCGTCGACCAACTCCTACAAGCGTCTGGTCCCAGGTTTCGAAGCACCGGTCATGCTGGCTTACTCGGCACGCAACCGCTCCGCCTCGATCCGCATTCCTTACGTGAACAGCCCCAAGGGTCGCCGTATCGAAGCGCGCTTCCCGGACCCGGCCGCCAACCCTTACCTGGCTTTCGCAGCCCTGATGATGGCTGGCCTGGACGGCATCCAGAACAAGATCCACCCTGGCGACGCAGCTGACAAAAACCTGTACGACCTGCCGCCTGAAGAGGCGAAAGAGATCCCACAAGTTTGCGGCAGCCTGAAAGAAGCCCTGGAAGAGCTGGACAAAGGTCGTGCGTTCCTGACCAAAGGCGGCGTTTTCAGCGACGACTTCATCGACACTTACATCGCCCTTAAAAGCGAAGAAGAAATCAAGGTACGTACCTTCGTACACCCACTGGAATACGAGCTGTACTACAGCTGCTGA